A stretch of Pseudomonadota bacterium DNA encodes these proteins:
- a CDS encoding VCBS repeat-containing protein, with product MKDVYSLSGMRLRAARYLWLLGLVLSLGWPAVSGADPWSRFKPLSGYLVEVGVHGIVIDCGLRKGVSAGDLFAVMAPGAPLIHPRTGQSLGTQERLVASLKVMRAEAEFAVCQPLQRYLRVPLQRGALVRRFNAMASLFVDLQGDGKELFGRLREILPQLNWADYGVGLQLRQVLQRPGGPGAIGYDLYVVNQGTGLSVYNGDQELVVAWDDKTSVFPLSADANGSGSARAENNGSRYGLSTADADEAFLTRYRELAKVNLVVRGMDVGDLDRNGMPDVVFSDGEKIYVYQLTEAGLKYRYRYHFARWGSIINLQVGDIDGDRRDEIMVNTFKETEDGFSSFVIAVRSGKFQVVAENIPFVMGLLGGRSVADQGTSFVGQGFAKEVLFNNRVVLLEYRQGGVRSRGTFSVPNGFALPGAVYEDINHDRVKELCFINKQNFLEIYQGSKRLWVSDERLAGSLHDVQYEVGTKRMSYTEKRQIASPLRVVDLDRDGCPELLLVDNESGFSTALGEYGFLSKGQVKMVKASGSGFVLRNVTGVTGGPLQGLQIINDELVCAMVRRGDDLLKLSGSTLLLAFPLTQR from the coding sequence TTGAAGGATGTGTACAGTCTCTCAGGGATGAGATTACGGGCGGCTCGATATTTGTGGTTGCTGGGGTTGGTTTTGAGTCTGGGATGGCCGGCGGTTTCCGGAGCGGATCCATGGTCTCGTTTCAAGCCCCTGTCAGGTTATCTGGTGGAGGTCGGCGTTCACGGGATTGTTATCGACTGTGGTCTGCGTAAAGGGGTCAGCGCCGGTGATCTCTTTGCCGTCATGGCTCCGGGCGCGCCCCTGATTCATCCGCGTACCGGGCAGTCTCTGGGCACTCAGGAGCGCCTGGTCGCTTCCCTGAAGGTGATGCGGGCGGAAGCCGAGTTTGCCGTTTGTCAGCCGTTGCAACGTTATCTCAGGGTGCCGTTGCAGCGTGGCGCGTTGGTCCGCCGTTTTAACGCCATGGCTTCCCTTTTTGTTGATTTGCAGGGTGATGGCAAGGAGCTTTTCGGTCGCCTGCGAGAAATCCTGCCGCAGCTTAACTGGGCTGACTACGGAGTCGGTTTACAGTTGCGACAGGTATTGCAGCGCCCGGGTGGCCCGGGCGCTATCGGCTATGATCTTTATGTCGTTAATCAAGGGACGGGTTTGTCGGTTTATAACGGAGACCAGGAACTGGTGGTGGCTTGGGACGACAAAACTTCGGTTTTTCCCTTGTCTGCGGACGCAAACGGCAGCGGTTCTGCCCGGGCTGAAAACAACGGCAGCCGGTACGGCCTTTCAACGGCGGATGCCGACGAGGCCTTCCTGACCCGATACCGGGAGTTGGCCAAAGTCAATCTGGTGGTCAGGGGCATGGATGTCGGCGATCTTGATCGTAACGGCATGCCGGATGTGGTATTTAGCGACGGTGAGAAAATTTATGTCTATCAGCTTACCGAAGCGGGTCTGAAATATCGTTACCGTTATCATTTTGCGAGATGGGGCAGTATCATTAACCTTCAAGTCGGTGATATAGACGGTGACCGTCGCGATGAAATCATGGTCAATACCTTCAAGGAAACCGAGGATGGTTTTTCTTCCTTTGTGATTGCCGTCAGAAGTGGTAAGTTTCAGGTTGTCGCGGAGAATATTCCTTTTGTCATGGGCTTGCTCGGAGGTCGCTCGGTGGCGGACCAGGGCACAAGTTTTGTGGGGCAGGGTTTTGCCAAAGAAGTTCTTTTTAATAACCGGGTGGTGTTGCTGGAATATCGCCAGGGTGGGGTGCGTTCGCGGGGAACCTTTTCGGTCCCCAACGGTTTCGCCCTGCCGGGAGCCGTCTACGAAGACATTAACCATGATCGCGTCAAGGAACTGTGCTTTATCAATAAACAGAATTTTCTCGAGATTTATCAAGGCAGTAAACGGCTTTGGGTCAGTGATGAACGGCTCGCCGGATCGCTGCATGATGTGCAGTATGAGGTTGGCACCAAACGAATGAGCTACACCGAGAAACGCCAGATCGCCTCGCCCCTGCGGGTGGTGGATCTTGATCGGGACGGCTGTCCGGAGCTTCTTCTGGTTGATAATGAATCCGGCTTTTCAACCGCTCTGGGTGAGTATGGTTTTCTCAGCAAGGGGCAGGTCAAGATGGTCAAGGCCAGTGGCTCGGGTTTTGTCCTGCGGAACGTTACCGGGGTTACCGGTGGGCCCTTGCAGGGTTTGCAAATTATCAATGACGAGCTGGTTTGTGCCATGGTCAGACGCGGTGACGACCTGCTCAAACTTTCCGGAAGCACCCTCCTGCTGGCCTTTCCCTTGACGCAGCGCTAG
- a CDS encoding response regulator transcription factor: protein MTREITIMVVDDDPDIQTVLRGNLQLAGYRVVSCLNGREAFAALARELPELLILDLSLPDHDGIQVCRRLRSEYGEGLPIIMLTARDGLADKVLGFECGADDYVVKPFAFLELLARIKSCLRRRGTAAGDAPVEPLSFGGLLIDYRLKQARVDQRDAGLTHKEFKLLALLAENRDRVLSREDIRRALWGNRELYSWSRAIDVHIRHLRCKIETDPENPRYIQTVVGVGYRFVA, encoded by the coding sequence ATGACGCGTGAGATAACCATCATGGTCGTCGACGACGATCCCGATATTCAGACGGTTCTGCGCGGCAATCTCCAGCTGGCCGGTTACCGCGTGGTAAGCTGTCTGAACGGCCGGGAGGCTTTCGCGGCGCTGGCCCGGGAATTGCCTGAGCTGCTGATTCTCGATCTGAGTCTGCCCGATCATGACGGCATCCAGGTCTGCCGGCGCTTGCGCTCCGAATACGGCGAAGGGTTGCCGATCATCATGCTGACCGCGCGCGACGGTCTGGCCGACAAGGTACTGGGTTTCGAGTGCGGAGCCGATGATTATGTGGTCAAACCCTTCGCCTTTCTTGAATTATTGGCCCGGATCAAGAGCTGCTTGCGTCGCCGGGGGACGGCCGCCGGCGACGCTCCGGTTGAACCCTTGAGCTTCGGCGGTCTGTTGATCGATTATCGGCTTAAACAGGCCCGCGTCGACCAGCGAGATGCCGGGCTTACCCATAAGGAGTTCAAACTTCTGGCCCTACTGGCTGAAAATCGCGACCGGGTTTTAAGTCGGGAAGATATTCGCCGCGCCCTCTGGGGCAACCGTGAGCTTTATTCCTGGAGCCGGGCCATCGATGTTCACATCCGCCACCTGCGCTGCAAAATCGAAACCGATCCGGAAAATCCCCGTTACATTCAGACCGTGGTCGGCGTCGGCTACCGTTTCGTGGCCTAA
- a CDS encoding DUF3365 domain-containing protein, producing MRSFIKRRIAAMGLGGKYLIGVSGLLLIGVGVLFSRQFQTEKTFIMGQLESQARLLGRQVLLTRSWLSDQGGVYVRWTSGNPHLPGSELSLNGCRLQLCNPALVTRELSKYAMKQGVYRFRLTSTRLINPDNAPDETERRALADFAERGAAEVNLLQELDGQKVFRHIRPLFIEAGCLGCHREYEGYRVGDLRGCLSVIIPSDTAESRIRQLSWALFRDAVFIFLSTLAVLFILNYNLTVRPLKRLRRQMRAFEQDINFPVPILRRQDEIGELAVGFAELAAALRRQHEEMEKKVARATRELVEVNRELNEANLGLRRRDAMKTDFLATVSHELRTPLTNIQGGVDYLLQTVDNEDQRSYLQLIERNIRGLIAMVSRLLDLARIELDQIELEYEALDLGMLLQEVALLFRAEAARMGIEIRCPAIPEVRLYADYRRLNQVFINLIDNALRFSPPGQTVEMRLLPEADGVVVEVVDHGSGIEARELEEIFTRYRCRHSKDGGGSGIGLAVAKGLIEAHGGRLTVVSSPGVETVFTVYLPRQSPAGPAATPVMEEKEEGKKDDA from the coding sequence ATGCGGAGTTTTATCAAAAGACGGATTGCGGCCATGGGGCTCGGCGGTAAATATCTGATCGGAGTCTCCGGATTGCTGCTGATCGGGGTGGGCGTGCTCTTTTCCCGTCAGTTTCAGACGGAAAAGACCTTTATTATGGGACAGTTGGAGAGCCAGGCCCGCTTGCTGGGACGCCAGGTGTTGCTGACCCGCAGCTGGCTGTCGGATCAGGGAGGGGTTTACGTACGCTGGACCTCCGGCAACCCTCATCTTCCCGGCAGCGAGTTGAGTTTGAATGGCTGCCGGCTGCAGCTTTGCAATCCCGCCCTGGTCACGCGTGAACTGTCCAAATACGCCATGAAACAGGGGGTTTATCGTTTCCGCCTGACCAGCACCCGGCTGATCAACCCCGACAACGCTCCGGACGAAACCGAGCGGCGGGCCCTGGCCGATTTCGCCGAACGGGGGGCGGCTGAAGTCAATCTCCTGCAGGAGTTGGACGGGCAAAAGGTCTTTCGTCATATCCGCCCCCTCTTTATCGAGGCCGGCTGCCTTGGTTGTCATCGGGAATACGAGGGTTACAGGGTTGGCGACCTGCGCGGATGTCTGAGCGTTATCATCCCCAGCGACACGGCGGAAAGTCGCATCAGGCAGCTCTCGTGGGCACTTTTTCGGGACGCCGTCTTTATCTTCCTGTCGACCCTCGCCGTGCTTTTCATCCTTAACTACAATTTGACCGTGCGCCCATTGAAACGTTTGCGCCGGCAGATGCGCGCTTTCGAACAGGATATCAATTTCCCGGTGCCGATCCTGCGACGTCAAGATGAAATCGGTGAACTGGCCGTCGGTTTCGCCGAGCTGGCCGCGGCCCTGCGGCGTCAGCATGAAGAAATGGAAAAAAAGGTTGCCCGGGCGACGCGGGAATTGGTGGAGGTCAACCGGGAGCTCAACGAGGCCAACCTGGGTCTGCGGCGGCGCGACGCCATGAAAACCGATTTTCTGGCCACGGTTTCGCATGAGTTGCGGACGCCGCTGACCAATATCCAGGGTGGGGTGGATTATCTCCTGCAGACGGTCGACAACGAGGACCAGCGTTCTTATTTGCAGCTTATCGAACGCAATATTCGGGGCTTGATCGCCATGGTCAGCCGCCTGCTCGACCTGGCCCGCATCGAGCTTGACCAGATCGAACTTGAATATGAGGCGCTCGATCTGGGCATGCTGCTGCAGGAGGTAGCCTTGCTTTTTCGGGCTGAAGCCGCCAGAATGGGTATCGAAATTCGCTGCCCGGCGATTCCGGAAGTCAGACTATACGCCGATTACCGCCGACTTAACCAGGTTTTCATCAACCTGATCGATAACGCCCTGCGCTTTTCGCCGCCCGGTCAGACGGTGGAAATGCGTTTGTTGCCCGAAGCCGATGGCGTCGTGGTCGAGGTGGTCGATCATGGTTCCGGGATTGAAGCCCGGGAACTGGAAGAGATCTTCACTCGATATCGCTGCCGCCATTCCAAGGACGGCGGCGGCAGCGGAATCGGCCTGGCTGTCGCCAAGGGCCTGATCGAGGCTCACGGCGGTCGCTTGACGGTGGTCAGCAGCCCTGGAGTCGAAACTGTGTTTACGGTTTACCTGCCGCGACAGTCCCCGGCCGGGCCAGCGGCAACGCCGGTGATGGAGGAAAAAGAGGAGGGAAAGAAGGATGACGCGTGA
- a CDS encoding DEAD/DEAH box helicase — protein MQQVFSDTRFNQLELPASVLTGIEAAGYQYCTPVQQKVLPLSLQGNNIAAQSQTGTGKTATFLITLLTRLLQNPQPPQSSPSENGICRPRALILAPTRELVIQIGQEASIISAAGGIRFQTIYGGIDYEKQRQALQKNTAQVIVATPGRLIDYQKQNVISLKGIEVLVIDEADRMFDMGFIPDVRWLLHRCSPAGQRQSLLFSATLSAKVMELAYEHLNISEAINITPEQITVDKIKQSLYHVGKDEKMALLFGLLQKEQPERSLIFTNTKRMAEILEGYLKANGYAAACLTGDIPQQKRQTTLERFKNKQLTILIATDVASRGLHIEAVTHVFNYDLPQDAEDYVHRIGRTARIGATGTAIALVGEEDAFYLEAIEKLADKIPVEWAEEEDFIRNFKRSPARPRSSASPAGRGRPDSHRKSGDGRRPSRPPSSERRISANKTRSKTTTATPVDRTRSDQETGFQKTEGKSGGESGNTASVRPRRRRPPRKSGETQTASSHPAAAGREPGRNANPAASPIVGAAPGSPPPPRQPVSPAPEKPKKTGLMARLIKLFRKGAAGPHE, from the coding sequence GTGCAACAAGTCTTCAGCGACACCCGCTTCAACCAACTCGAACTCCCCGCTTCGGTTCTCACCGGAATTGAAGCGGCCGGCTATCAATACTGCACCCCGGTCCAGCAGAAAGTCCTGCCCCTGTCATTGCAAGGGAACAATATTGCCGCCCAGTCCCAGACCGGAACCGGCAAAACCGCGACCTTTCTCATTACCCTCCTGACCCGTCTGCTACAAAATCCGCAGCCTCCGCAATCCAGCCCTTCCGAAAACGGCATCTGCCGGCCCCGGGCCCTGATCCTTGCTCCGACCCGGGAACTGGTGATTCAGATCGGCCAGGAAGCAAGCATCATCAGCGCCGCGGGCGGGATCCGTTTTCAGACCATCTACGGCGGTATCGATTATGAAAAACAACGGCAGGCCCTGCAAAAAAACACAGCCCAGGTAATCGTAGCAACCCCGGGCCGGTTAATCGATTATCAGAAACAAAATGTCATTTCCCTGAAAGGAATTGAGGTTCTGGTCATCGACGAAGCCGACCGCATGTTTGACATGGGTTTTATTCCTGATGTCCGTTGGCTGCTGCATCGTTGCTCACCGGCCGGCCAGCGACAATCCCTGCTATTTTCCGCCACGCTCTCCGCCAAGGTCATGGAGCTTGCCTACGAACATCTCAACATCAGCGAAGCGATCAACATCACGCCGGAACAGATCACGGTAGATAAAATCAAGCAAAGTCTTTACCACGTCGGCAAGGATGAAAAGATGGCGCTTTTATTCGGTCTCCTGCAAAAGGAGCAACCCGAACGCAGCCTGATCTTTACTAACACCAAAAGAATGGCGGAGATTCTTGAAGGTTACCTCAAAGCCAATGGCTATGCCGCCGCCTGTCTGACCGGTGATATTCCGCAACAGAAAAGGCAGACCACGCTTGAACGTTTCAAAAACAAACAGTTAACCATCCTGATTGCCACCGATGTCGCTTCACGTGGCCTCCATATCGAAGCAGTCACCCATGTTTTTAATTACGATCTGCCCCAGGACGCTGAGGATTACGTCCACCGTATCGGGCGTACCGCCCGTATCGGCGCTACCGGGACCGCCATCGCTCTGGTGGGAGAGGAAGATGCTTTTTACCTGGAAGCCATCGAGAAACTGGCGGATAAAATTCCGGTCGAATGGGCTGAAGAAGAAGATTTTATCCGGAATTTCAAACGCTCACCAGCCCGCCCCAGAAGCAGCGCCTCGCCCGCCGGCCGTGGACGCCCCGACAGCCACCGCAAGAGTGGTGACGGACGCCGCCCAAGCCGGCCGCCAAGCTCGGAAAGACGGATCAGCGCTAACAAAACCCGCAGCAAAACCACGACGGCCACCCCTGTCGACAGAACCCGGTCGGACCAGGAAACCGGGTTTCAAAAAACGGAAGGCAAAAGTGGCGGAGAGAGCGGCAATACCGCCAGTGTCCGGCCGCGCCGGCGCCGACCGCCACGTAAAAGCGGCGAAACGCAAACGGCGAGTTCCCACCCCGCAGCCGCAGGCCGGGAACCAGGCCGAAACGCAAACCCGGCGGCGAGCCCGATCGTCGGCGCCGCCCCAGGCTCGCCGCCGCCACCCCGACAGCCGGTTTCGCCGGCTCCGGAAAAACCGAAAAAAACCGGCCTCATGGCAAGACTGATCAAACTTTTTCGCAAAGGAGCGGCCGGCCCGCATGAGTAA
- a CDS encoding DUF4405 domain-containing protein, translating into MEKQEQTQGWIDKTLPVDWRKVKEEAVGEILPGHMKLWWYCLGGVPAIMFLILVVTGIMLAFHYVPHPDMAYESVFRITTEIPYGWWLRSIHRWSAEIMVVTVSLHAIRVFATGAYRHPRELCWITGALLLLLTFGVAFTGYSLVYTQMSYWAMTIGTGIATKTPLIGPFLARFLLGGEVIGEATLNRFFILHAALLPTVIFLMIFVHIILIRLHGVAEHLVGIQREVVRGLSHGDE; encoded by the coding sequence ATGGAAAAGCAAGAGCAAACCCAGGGATGGATTGATAAAACCCTGCCGGTGGACTGGCGCAAAGTCAAGGAAGAAGCGGTCGGCGAAATTCTCCCCGGCCATATGAAGCTCTGGTGGTACTGCCTCGGCGGCGTACCGGCGATCATGTTCCTGATCCTGGTGGTCACCGGTATCATGCTGGCTTTTCACTACGTGCCGCACCCGGACATGGCCTATGAGAGCGTCTTCCGGATTACCACGGAAATTCCCTATGGCTGGTGGCTGCGCTCGATTCACCGCTGGAGCGCCGAAATTATGGTGGTGACCGTTTCCCTGCATGCCATCCGGGTGTTTGCCACCGGCGCCTACCGCCATCCCCGGGAACTGTGCTGGATCACCGGAGCCCTGCTCCTGCTGCTGACCTTCGGAGTGGCCTTTACCGGCTACTCCCTGGTGTACACGCAGATGTCCTATTGGGCCATGACTATCGGCACCGGCATCGCCACCAAGACCCCGCTGATCGGGCCTTTCCTCGCCCGTTTTCTGCTCGGTGGCGAGGTCATCGGCGAGGCCACCCTGAACCGATTCTTCATTCTCCATGCCGCCCTGCTCCCCACCGTTATTTTTCTGATGATTTTTGTCCATATCATTTTAATCCGTCTGCATGGGGTGGCCGAACATCTGGTCGGCATCCAGCGTGAAGTGGTGCGCGGTCTGTCGCACGGCGACGAATAA
- a CDS encoding ubiquinol-cytochrome c reductase iron-sulfur subunit, whose amino-acid sequence MEYAIFRNDKQATNNQFRQPPLSGEKPIMKKDSQNNRRLGRRDFLANAAVTVGLTAVLGLAGTYGVRYLVPRARKKTFVDVLVSNVGELAPGGAREFIDGRGRKGIIINHAGQIKAFSKICTHLGCEVEWHDQTKQFYCPCHEGFFAADGRNIKGPPPRPLDEYKVTLKDDNIYVAIEKV is encoded by the coding sequence ATGGAGTATGCTATTTTTCGTAATGATAAACAGGCGACCAACAATCAGTTTCGCCAACCGCCATTGTCTGGAGAAAAGCCGATTATGAAAAAAGACAGCCAAAACAACCGGCGGCTGGGACGGCGGGATTTCCTCGCCAACGCGGCCGTGACCGTGGGTCTGACCGCCGTCCTGGGCCTGGCCGGAACCTATGGTGTCCGCTATTTGGTGCCGCGGGCGCGGAAAAAGACCTTCGTCGACGTCCTTGTCAGCAACGTCGGTGAGCTGGCGCCCGGCGGCGCCCGGGAATTCATCGACGGCCGCGGCCGCAAGGGTATCATTATCAATCACGCCGGACAGATCAAGGCCTTTTCCAAGATCTGCACCCATCTCGGTTGCGAAGTCGAGTGGCACGACCAGACCAAGCAATTCTACTGCCCCTGTCACGAGGGTTTCTTCGCCGCCGATGGCCGCAATATCAAGGGCCCGCCCCCCCGGCCGCTAGACGAATACAAGGTTACGCTCAAGGACGATAACATCTACGTTGCCATAGAGAAGGTGTGA
- the mobB gene encoding molybdopterin-guanine dinucleotide biosynthesis protein B, with protein MAGHSLIAFFLFMVYIARASGRRSLRAPIYYTKGTLPLTFMGADGCECFQKQAKIMQEPPRLGFVGYSNSGKTTLICNLIKHLTEDGFRVGAVKHHHKVFDIDHQGKDSYRFTAAGAGKTIITGPERTALIEKTTAQIPIEKLTHSYLHDLDLILVEGFKQERMPKIEIQRAELKRPLLSRGENTDEHLIAVVSDIEQELDVPCFGLEQTTAISVFIRNYFSLQRPAGHANKS; from the coding sequence GTGGCCGGGCACTCACTAATTGCTTTTTTCCTCTTCATGGTTTACATAGCTCGTGCCTCGGGCAGGCGCTCGCTGCGAGCACCGATCTATTACACCAAAGGAACGCTTCCGTTGACCTTCATGGGCGCAGACGGTTGCGAATGTTTTCAGAAACAGGCAAAAATCATGCAGGAACCACCTCGACTAGGCTTCGTCGGTTACAGCAATAGCGGCAAAACCACGCTGATCTGCAACCTCATCAAACACCTGACGGAAGATGGATTCAGGGTTGGCGCCGTAAAACATCACCATAAAGTTTTCGACATCGACCACCAAGGCAAAGACAGCTACCGTTTCACCGCAGCGGGGGCCGGCAAAACCATCATCACCGGCCCCGAACGAACCGCTTTGATCGAAAAAACCACGGCCCAGATCCCCATTGAAAAGCTTACTCACAGCTACCTGCATGACCTCGATTTGATTCTGGTGGAGGGCTTTAAACAAGAGCGGATGCCCAAGATTGAAATCCAGCGCGCAGAGCTCAAACGGCCCTTGCTCAGTCGTGGGGAAAACACCGACGAACACCTGATCGCAGTCGTCAGCGATATCGAGCAGGAACTGGACGTGCCCTGTTTCGGACTGGAACAGACCACCGCTATCAGCGTTTTCATCCGTAACTATTTTTCCCTGCAAAGACCGGCTGGCCATGCCAACAAATCCTGA
- a CDS encoding DUF1820 family protein has translation MSNPKKTVYRVYFQTDERSYSLLARSVREAEFFGFIEISEIIFDDTDRIIISLEDEALRKEFAKVEKIAIPHQYMRRIDRLVESDDIGVSYLKIADSRKKAD, from the coding sequence ATGAGTAATCCGAAAAAGACAGTTTACCGGGTCTATTTTCAGACCGACGAGCGCAGCTATTCTCTTCTGGCGCGAAGCGTCCGGGAAGCGGAATTCTTCGGGTTTATTGAAATCTCGGAGATCATCTTTGACGATACCGACCGCATCATCATCTCACTCGAGGACGAAGCCCTGCGCAAGGAATTCGCCAAGGTCGAAAAGATAGCGATTCCGCATCAGTACATGCGTCGCATTGACCGTCTGGTTGAAAGTGACGACATCGGCGTTTCCTATCTTAAAATCGCCGACTCCCGAAAAAAAGCTGACTAG
- a CDS encoding molybdenum cofactor guanylyltransferase — MPTNPDSKGYPLSGAVLAGGSSRRLGGRDKTRLRFGSQSLLERTISLLDVICDEILISSNTLHDHPQGRIIPDLEKNQGPLGAINSCLREARHPYLLIVAGDMPFIELPALRKLWQERENFDVILPQTPDGLQPLTALYNKNCLPAIESNLKQNHLKIKSFFGSVRVKTIPCAFFPESFPKNTFLNINSPEDLRAARSLYGAWN; from the coding sequence ATGCCAACAAATCCTGATTCAAAAGGCTATCCCTTAAGCGGCGCCGTACTCGCCGGCGGCAGTTCTCGACGACTGGGAGGACGAGACAAAACCCGGCTCAGATTCGGCTCCCAGAGCCTTCTTGAGCGGACAATTTCGCTATTGGACGTTATCTGCGACGAAATTCTGATCAGCAGTAACACCCTTCACGACCATCCCCAGGGGCGCATCATCCCGGATCTGGAGAAAAATCAGGGTCCTCTGGGCGCCATCAACAGCTGCCTACGTGAGGCCCGTCATCCTTATCTATTGATTGTTGCCGGGGACATGCCCTTCATCGAACTTCCCGCCCTGCGAAAACTCTGGCAGGAACGGGAAAATTTCGACGTGATTTTACCCCAGACCCCCGACGGTCTACAACCACTAACCGCGCTCTACAATAAGAATTGTCTGCCCGCAATTGAGTCAAACCTGAAACAGAACCATTTAAAAATAAAAAGCTTCTTCGGCTCCGTCAGGGTGAAAACCATCCCCTGCGCCTTCTTTCCTGAGAGTTTTCCGAAGAACACCTTTCTCAACATCAATTCACCCGAGGATCTGCGGGCAGCCCGGTCTCTGTATGGCGCTTGGAATTAA
- a CDS encoding tyrosine--tRNA ligase, with amino-acid sequence MKSQVYQELEERGLIYQSTDSAGLQQLLESGPQNFYIGFDPTANSLHVGSLIPIIVMMHLQKAGHHPIAILGGGTAMVGDPSGKTELRQMLTPENIAENGRGIAAQLGRFLDFTKDRCQLINNADWLSELKYVDFLRDIGRHFSVNRMLTAESYKQRLETGLSFIEFNYMLLQAYDFHILSRDRRCRIQMGGQDQWGNIVAGIDLIRRTQSLEAYGVTFPLLTTSNGEKFGKTAAGAVWLAEERTSVFDFYQFWRNCEDSELERLLKFFTFLPLSEIRDLAALQDQGINRAKEILAYEVTALVHGHNKAFLAFQTAVNRFGCADPEKIIPTSSMIYNLNPEQSQDDLPQLTITPAQLANGISLIELFVESGLATSKGQARRLFEQGGAYLNEERLHEDRSLRKTDFNHTKLLLRAGKKRYHQIVLSSS; translated from the coding sequence ATGAAGAGCCAGGTTTACCAAGAGCTTGAAGAGCGGGGCTTGATCTACCAAAGCACCGACAGCGCCGGACTGCAGCAACTATTAGAAAGCGGCCCTCAGAACTTCTATATCGGTTTTGATCCGACGGCTAACAGTCTCCATGTCGGCAGCCTGATCCCGATCATCGTGATGATGCATCTGCAAAAGGCCGGTCATCACCCCATCGCCATTCTGGGCGGCGGGACCGCTATGGTCGGCGACCCCAGCGGTAAAACCGAACTGCGTCAGATGCTGACTCCGGAAAATATCGCCGAAAACGGCCGCGGCATCGCCGCCCAACTCGGTCGCTTTCTTGATTTTACCAAGGATCGCTGCCAGCTGATCAATAACGCCGACTGGCTTTCCGAACTCAAATACGTCGATTTTCTGCGCGACATCGGACGTCATTTCAGCGTCAATCGCATGCTCACTGCGGAGTCCTACAAACAACGTCTGGAAACCGGTCTTTCTTTCATTGAATTCAACTACATGCTCCTGCAGGCCTACGACTTCCATATTTTAAGCCGGGATCGGCGGTGCCGTATTCAGATGGGCGGCCAGGATCAGTGGGGCAACATTGTCGCCGGCATTGATCTGATCCGGCGCACTCAGAGTCTTGAAGCCTATGGCGTCACCTTTCCCCTGCTGACCACCAGCAACGGTGAAAAATTCGGTAAAACCGCAGCCGGCGCCGTCTGGCTCGCGGAGGAAAGAACTTCGGTTTTTGATTTTTATCAATTCTGGCGTAATTGCGAGGATTCCGAGCTGGAACGACTCTTGAAATTTTTCACCTTTCTGCCTCTCTCCGAAATCAGAGACCTGGCTGCCTTGCAGGACCAGGGCATCAACCGCGCCAAGGAAATTCTTGCTTACGAGGTCACGGCCCTGGTTCATGGTCATAACAAAGCCTTTCTTGCCTTTCAGACCGCTGTCAACCGTTTCGGCTGCGCCGATCCGGAAAAAATCATTCCGACTTCGTCTATGATCTATAATCTCAACCCGGAGCAAAGCCAGGATGACCTTCCCCAACTGACAATTACGCCCGCTCAACTGGCAAACGGAATATCCTTGATCGAGCTCTTTGTCGAAAGCGGTCTGGCCACTTCAAAAGGTCAGGCTCGACGCCTTTTTGAACAGGGGGGAGCTTATCTGAACGAGGAACGCCTGCATGAGGACCGCTCTTTACGAAAAACGGATTTTAACCATACGAAGTTGCTCCTGCGCGCCGGGAAAAAGCGCTATCATCAGATTGTGCTGAGTTCCTCGTAA